In a genomic window of Methanogenium sp. S4BF:
- a CDS encoding DHA2 family efflux MFS transporter permease subunit: protein METPPALTNQKLLLFAISVAAFMSALDSSIVNIALPTISTSFDVSTGLVSWVSTMYLLVLTSCLMIFGKLSDRIGFRRIFLAGFLVFAAGSLFCALSPSFLMLVGSRAIQAVGGAMLGAISTAMVTVFLPPESRAKAIGFVVTMASLGVAAGPFLGGILTGMLSWHWIFLINVPVGILACILGAAVIPSLPAREKTASFDRRGALYLFITLAALIYALNMGISLGFTSAPILTAGVICAAGAVLFVRQERSAPDPLLDLQLYRHRDFLFANIGALLMMFAYCGSNFLLPFFLEYVQGMPTSVAGLYLTVPSVTLMAAGYASGALYGRFGPRKLCIGAAGIYLLSFLLLSTFAVETSAVVIITALALLGFGLGLYYSPNTSEIMCLAPREKQGMVSSLATAERNAGATVGIVVFELAFIQSLITLSSREGLTEGALASQPQLAGSIMASAFDLAFFVGAIVAVAVLILAVFTPEPPNAAECAGEEAGMMV, encoded by the coding sequence ATGGAAACACCCCCGGCACTAACAAACCAGAAACTCCTGCTTTTTGCGATATCCGTCGCCGCATTCATGAGCGCACTGGACAGTTCCATCGTCAATATTGCCCTGCCGACCATCTCGACATCCTTTGATGTTTCAACGGGACTCGTCTCCTGGGTTTCGACGATGTACCTGCTCGTTCTTACGAGCTGCCTGATGATCTTCGGGAAGCTCTCGGACCGAATCGGCTTTCGCCGGATCTTTCTTGCCGGGTTTCTTGTCTTTGCCGCCGGGTCGCTCTTCTGTGCCCTCTCTCCGTCATTTCTCATGCTGGTCGGCTCCCGTGCCATCCAGGCGGTGGGCGGGGCGATGCTCGGCGCCATCAGCACCGCGATGGTGACGGTCTTTCTGCCGCCTGAGTCACGGGCAAAGGCGATCGGGTTTGTGGTGACGATGGCCTCCCTCGGTGTCGCCGCAGGACCCTTTCTGGGCGGGATTCTCACCGGGATGCTCTCGTGGCACTGGATCTTTTTAATCAACGTCCCGGTGGGCATTCTCGCCTGTATCCTCGGTGCGGCCGTCATCCCCTCTCTGCCCGCCCGTGAAAAGACCGCGTCGTTCGACCGCCGGGGTGCCCTGTACCTCTTCATCACGCTTGCCGCCCTCATCTATGCCCTGAACATGGGCATCTCCCTCGGGTTCACCTCGGCCCCGATTCTCACGGCGGGTGTCATCTGTGCCGCAGGCGCTGTTCTCTTTGTCCGTCAGGAACGCTCAGCGCCTGATCCCCTGCTCGACCTGCAGCTCTACCGGCACCGGGATTTCCTCTTTGCAAACATCGGGGCGCTTTTGATGATGTTTGCCTATTGCGGGTCAAACTTCCTGCTGCCCTTCTTCCTCGAGTATGTGCAGGGAATGCCGACATCGGTCGCCGGCCTCTACCTGACCGTCCCCTCGGTGACCCTGATGGCTGCCGGGTATGCATCCGGTGCCCTGTATGGTCGTTTTGGGCCGCGTAAACTCTGCATCGGGGCGGCAGGCATCTACCTTCTCTCGTTTCTCCTGCTCTCCACGTTTGCGGTGGAGACATCGGCTGTTGTCATTATAACTGCCCTTGCCCTGCTGGGATTCGGCCTTGGCCTCTATTACTCACCGAACACCAGTGAAATCATGTGCCTCGCCCCACGGGAAAAGCAGGGCATGGTCTCCAGTCTTGCCACCGCAGAGCGCAATGCAGGGGCTACGGTGGGCATCGTGGTCTTTGAACTGGCCTTCATCCAGTCGCTCATCACCCTCAGCAGCCGGGAAGGGCTGACCGAAGGAGCGCTGGCCAGCCAGCCGCAGCTTGCGGGCTCTATCATGGCGTCTGCCTTTGACCTTGCATTCTTTGTGGGTGCGATTGTGGCGGTGGCGGTGCTCATCCTTGCCGTTTTCACCCCGGAACCGCCAAACGCGGCAGAATGTGCCGGTGAAGAGGCCGGAATGATGGTGTAA
- a CDS encoding fibronectin type III domain-containing protein, whose translation MRGKILLFLFVCIGVVLASTGGATGAAPSDSASVVITGHVPLWIYDVHVVDVTCDAVEIVWKTNGKSISRVGYDTESRPVFEDYSFQASGDIFQLVYEHTVLIEDLTPDETYYFRVLSVMDRDEAAVSDEYQFTTPEKEDSDNNCWRWRWRHCRGWAWDWGWEGDCSK comes from the coding sequence ATGAGGGGCAAAATCCTTCTCTTTCTTTTTGTGTGTATTGGCGTCGTGCTTGCCAGTACCGGAGGAGCCACAGGAGCCGCCCCATCTGATTCTGCGTCTGTTGTTATTACGGGGCACGTCCCGCTCTGGATCTATGATGTGCATGTCGTCGATGTAACCTGCGACGCGGTGGAGATTGTGTGGAAGACCAACGGGAAGTCTATCTCGCGGGTTGGGTATGATACTGAGTCCCGTCCCGTGTTTGAGGACTATTCCTTCCAGGCATCTGGTGACATATTCCAGCTGGTGTATGAGCATACGGTATTGATTGAAGACCTCACCCCGGACGAGACATACTATTTCCGTGTCCTGTCCGTGATGGATCGGGATGAAGCAGCTGTCTCGGACGAATACCAGTTTACTACCCCTGAGAAAGAAGATTCTGATAACAACTGCTGGCGCTGGAGATGGCGCCACTGTCGGGGATGGGCCTGGGACTGGGGCTGGGAAGGAGATTGTTCCAAATGA
- a CDS encoding PAS domain S-box protein, which produces MLDYSDELGEISQLLAEQPHGMTITSIAAESGIGRNRVAKYLDVLSLSGRTGMKQIGNAKVFFLINRIPVTSMLNLSSDFIIVVNNRREVAYVSDNLLETEQLRRQEVIGTDISHLGISLLPFPDLADYILQAIGGREMMTEYAVPGNEGPQWFRAKIIPTAFEGGVKGAGIMLEDITDLKAYQAQLEERIHADGIRLATTTDDLNREIEGHGEALKALKKSERRYHALVDHAREGILALDPNDGIITFVNPTMATMLGYAIGEMQGRSAFTFTDDAGTRMLREAQARLTENGDHEGEIKLFRRDGTMVYAEITSTPMHTPGDNDRRWLLLINDVTDKKKKEAALKFTNTLLNGIIEGSDRMVAAIDTNFAFITSNSAYKNEFERVFGRPPEAGMRIEEILSHLPDDLEKAQTLWARALEGEDFRVVERFGEENEYEIRFFPLRDNEGTIFGAVNLLYDITSLEKAVRVFQEQDIELRKLLGQSEVSSIQTQTMDSARP; this is translated from the coding sequence ATGCTTGACTATTCTGACGAACTCGGAGAGATAAGCCAGCTCCTTGCTGAACAGCCGCATGGAATGACGATCACCTCAATCGCTGCAGAAAGCGGCATCGGCCGAAACCGCGTGGCAAAATATCTCGATGTCCTCTCCCTCTCCGGCAGGACAGGGATGAAACAGATCGGCAACGCAAAGGTCTTCTTTCTCATTAACCGGATTCCCGTCACTTCGATGCTGAATCTCTCGTCTGACTTCATCATCGTCGTCAACAACAGGCGTGAGGTGGCCTATGTGAGTGACAATCTCCTTGAAACCGAACAGCTCCGGCGGCAGGAGGTCATCGGCACTGACATCTCACACCTCGGCATCTCACTCCTCCCGTTCCCCGACCTTGCAGACTACATCCTCCAGGCGATTGGCGGCAGGGAGATGATGACCGAATACGCTGTGCCGGGCAACGAAGGGCCGCAATGGTTTCGGGCAAAGATCATTCCCACTGCATTTGAGGGAGGAGTGAAGGGTGCAGGCATCATGCTGGAGGACATCACCGATCTGAAGGCATATCAGGCACAGCTTGAGGAGCGGATTCATGCAGACGGAATCAGGCTTGCCACCACCACAGACGACCTGAACCGTGAGATCGAGGGACACGGTGAGGCATTAAAAGCCCTTAAAAAGAGTGAACGGCGCTACCATGCCCTCGTCGACCATGCCCGTGAGGGGATTCTCGCCCTCGACCCAAACGACGGCATCATCACCTTCGTCAACCCGACCATGGCCACCATGCTTGGCTATGCCATCGGTGAGATGCAGGGCCGCTCTGCCTTTACCTTCACGGACGATGCAGGCACCCGCATGCTCCGGGAGGCGCAGGCACGCCTGACAGAAAACGGCGACCACGAAGGGGAGATCAAACTGTTTCGCAGAGACGGGACAATGGTATACGCAGAAATAACATCCACCCCCATGCACACCCCCGGCGATAATGACCGGCGCTGGCTGCTTTTAATCAACGATGTGACCGACAAAAAAAAGAAGGAGGCTGCCCTGAAGTTCACAAACACCCTCCTGAACGGCATCATCGAGGGAAGCGACCGCATGGTCGCCGCTATCGACACCAACTTCGCCTTCATCACTTCAAACTCCGCCTATAAAAATGAGTTTGAACGGGTCTTTGGAAGACCCCCGGAAGCCGGCATGAGGATTGAAGAGATACTCTCGCACCTGCCGGATGATCTGGAGAAGGCCCAAACACTCTGGGCACGGGCGCTGGAGGGGGAGGACTTCCGCGTCGTTGAACGATTCGGAGAAGAGAATGAGTACGAGATCCGCTTCTTCCCCCTCAGAGACAATGAGGGTACAATATTCGGCGCCGTCAACCTCCTCTATGATATCACAAGCCTTGAAAAGGCGGTCAGGGTGTTTCAGGAACAGGACATCGAGCTTCGAAAACTCCTGGGACAATCAGAGGTGTCATCCATCCAAACACAAACAATGGACAGTGCCAGACCGTAA
- the thiL gene encoding thiamine-phosphate kinase, giving the protein MDDRALVKAIRAIIGTAATDDDCAVIDDGGNYLVMSTDMLHETTDFPKGMTDYECGWMAAAVTLSDVASMGAAPVALLLAAGVNRADRVEAIIRGADDCCRAYGCRLMGGDLDAHTECTLVSTGLGRVPCDCLVRRRGARPGDIVAVTGTPGQAQAGLDGYPAHWQALVTPRPGVFEGQALGRAGATAMMDVSDGLSISLHDLAEASGVRLDIVEAAIPRPEGVPDGDAARYALFGGGDFGLLFTCPEDVFPVEGVDGTCIGRVSEGEGVFLDGKPLEKAGYSHYWE; this is encoded by the coding sequence ATGGATGACAGGGCACTGGTGAAGGCGATTCGTGCGATCATCGGGACTGCAGCGACGGATGACGACTGTGCGGTCATCGACGATGGCGGGAACTATCTGGTGATGTCGACTGATATGCTCCATGAGACGACCGATTTCCCGAAAGGAATGACGGATTATGAATGCGGCTGGATGGCAGCGGCCGTCACCCTCTCCGATGTGGCGTCGATGGGGGCGGCCCCCGTTGCCCTGCTTCTGGCAGCAGGGGTGAACCGTGCGGACCGCGTTGAGGCGATTATCCGCGGCGCAGACGATTGCTGCCGTGCCTATGGCTGCCGTTTAATGGGTGGCGATCTCGACGCCCATACGGAGTGCACGCTGGTCTCGACCGGCCTCGGGCGGGTTCCGTGTGACTGTCTGGTACGGCGGCGGGGTGCCCGGCCCGGCGATATTGTGGCGGTCACCGGGACTCCCGGGCAGGCGCAGGCGGGGCTGGACGGGTATCCGGCCCACTGGCAGGCACTGGTGACTCCCCGGCCGGGTGTATTCGAGGGGCAGGCCCTCGGGCGTGCCGGGGCGACTGCCATGATGGATGTCTCTGACGGGCTCTCGATATCCCTGCACGACCTTGCCGAGGCGTCCGGGGTGCGGCTGGATATAGTGGAGGCTGCCATCCCCCGGCCGGAGGGGGTGCCTGACGGGGATGCGGCCCGCTATGCCCTTTTTGGCGGCGGCGACTTCGGCCTCTTGTTCACCTGTCCTGAGGACGTGTTCCCGGTTGAAGGTGTGGATGGGACCTGTATTGGGCGGGTTTCTGAGGGAGAAGGGGTGTTTCTGGACGGGAAACCGCTTGAGAAGGCGGGGTATTCGCATTACTGGGAATAG
- a CDS encoding DUF460 domain-containing protein, giving the protein MKVFGIDIIHGSVRSRGERPRFALVIREDSQEQDTAEVSVFRLLRRIAREKPDILAVDSVQEIARDQRALFSFLQSLPPQTMLVQSTGGEKQQSLPRVAARYNMKFNRLDPFAEARASAVVAELGGGAEVVAFENTTDVFVSRGRSLGKGGWSQNRYARKVHGAVRQTSRDVEATLREHGLSYTTEEVKAFGGLGRVHFTVASPREDVPVTTVRSADVQVKVAGRRLDRIRYRTRGGGQRYLFVGIDPGTTVGIAAVTLDGEPVLVRSSRTMAMPDVIEALYTAGRPLVVATDVHPMPASVERIRRAFSAVGYTPKADRTVEEKKTLCGDIPYGNDHERDSLSAAMDAFRAYQPKFRNVAKRVPPGHDMDDVRAGVVRGLSLEQILGKGVPAPAPEGEGEEEAVPAPGPRDDRLLQLDGMVKSLRGHVADLQAEGEAKDQEIARLNALLDRERTTESQALRRDTEVAKLDTIIANQKKKLRREERRTKQLRKQVDRLRRLSSSQAGDDRLLVKAAESLSRDAIRRVESDFGIAEGDIIAVKTTAGWGTTVLDTLAELRIRALIGGGDGRLKDACLERGIVLLGSKETALEIRGPVGSADAARVAAAEEAWQKEIAAYEQGKKSEMIESIFREYRTQREREVKRDG; this is encoded by the coding sequence GTGAAGGTCTTTGGGATCGATATTATCCATGGATCAGTACGTTCGCGGGGCGAGAGACCGCGTTTTGCCCTTGTAATCCGCGAGGACAGTCAGGAACAGGACACTGCCGAGGTTTCGGTATTCCGTCTGCTCCGCCGTATCGCGCGTGAAAAACCCGACATCCTCGCCGTCGACTCGGTGCAGGAGATTGCCCGTGATCAGCGGGCTCTTTTTTCGTTTCTGCAGTCCCTGCCCCCGCAGACTATGCTGGTGCAGTCCACCGGCGGGGAGAAGCAGCAGTCCCTCCCGCGGGTGGCCGCCCGGTACAATATGAAGTTCAACCGGTTGGATCCGTTTGCAGAGGCCCGCGCATCCGCGGTGGTCGCCGAACTCGGCGGCGGTGCGGAGGTGGTGGCCTTTGAGAATACGACTGATGTGTTCGTCTCGCGGGGCCGGTCGCTCGGGAAAGGGGGATGGAGCCAGAACCGCTACGCACGCAAGGTGCACGGGGCGGTGCGGCAGACGTCCCGCGATGTGGAGGCGACACTGCGGGAGCACGGCCTCTCGTATACGACAGAGGAGGTGAAGGCGTTCGGCGGCCTCGGCCGGGTGCATTTTACGGTCGCCTCCCCGCGGGAGGATGTGCCGGTCACCACTGTCCGGTCGGCAGATGTGCAGGTGAAGGTGGCGGGACGCCGGCTCGACCGTATCCGCTACCGGACGCGGGGCGGCGGACAGCGGTATCTCTTTGTGGGCATCGATCCGGGGACGACAGTGGGCATCGCCGCGGTCACGCTGGACGGCGAACCGGTGCTTGTCAGGAGCTCCCGGACGATGGCGATGCCGGATGTGATTGAAGCGCTCTACACCGCGGGGCGGCCGCTGGTGGTGGCCACCGATGTGCACCCGATGCCCGCCTCGGTCGAGCGCATCCGCCGGGCCTTCTCGGCGGTCGGCTATACGCCGAAGGCTGACCGGACGGTAGAGGAGAAGAAAACACTCTGCGGTGATATCCCCTACGGGAACGATCATGAGCGCGACTCCCTCTCGGCGGCGATGGACGCCTTCCGCGCCTACCAGCCGAAGTTCAGGAACGTCGCAAAACGGGTGCCGCCCGGCCATGACATGGATGACGTCCGGGCTGGTGTTGTCCGGGGCCTCTCTCTCGAGCAGATCCTGGGAAAGGGCGTGCCTGCCCCTGCACCGGAGGGGGAAGGGGAAGAAGAGGCTGTTCCTGCCCCCGGCCCGCGGGACGACCGCCTGCTCCAGCTCGACGGGATGGTGAAGTCCCTGCGGGGGCATGTCGCTGACCTGCAGGCGGAAGGGGAGGCAAAGGACCAAGAGATCGCCCGCCTGAACGCGCTTCTGGACCGGGAACGGACGACGGAGAGTCAGGCCCTGCGCAGGGATACCGAGGTTGCAAAGCTCGATACGATCATCGCAAACCAGAAGAAGAAGCTCCGGCGGGAGGAGCGACGGACAAAACAGCTGAGAAAGCAGGTGGACCGCCTCCGCCGCCTGTCGAGCAGCCAGGCGGGAGATGATCGCCTGCTTGTGAAGGCGGCCGAGTCCCTCTCCCGCGATGCAATCCGTCGGGTGGAAAGCGATTTCGGGATTGCAGAAGGCGACATCATCGCGGTGAAGACGACGGCCGGGTGGGGGACGACGGTGCTTGACACCCTTGCAGAACTCCGGATCCGGGCGCTTATCGGCGGCGGTGACGGCCGCCTCAAAGACGCCTGCCTCGAACGGGGGATTGTGCTCCTCGGCTCCAAAGAGACGGCCCTTGAGATCCGCGGCCCGGTCGGGAGTGCGGATGCCGCCCGTGTTGCGGCGGCAGAGGAGGCGTGGCAAAAAGAGATCGCCGCCTATGAGCAGGGGAAGAAGTCAGAGATGATTGAATCAATTTTCCGGGAGTACCGGACACAACGGGAGCGTGAGGTGAAGCGGGATGGATGA
- a CDS encoding RIO1 family regulatory kinase/ATPase, whose protein sequence is MSICADDVRGLHRFEIKILLALERLMKHYRWVPEDVLRHQTKLSESELAYRLGHLMERNMVKSSSVPYKGYQMVFTGFDALALQGAVRKGSVTSLGCLLGVGKEATVYEAMGMGVVALKFHRVGQQSFQTVRRSRTYMPQYKHFPWIFASTFSARQEYDALTALHAEVSVPVPVDINRNLIVMTFIHGVPIAQATLENPDDVFAVIVENVAKAYQLGYIHGDLSEFNVMVDGKDVWLIDWPQWIDPAHPTAAEILLRDITNICTFFSRKYRVDAPVEETLAQVVG, encoded by the coding sequence ATGTCCATCTGTGCTGACGATGTGCGTGGCCTTCACCGCTTCGAAATCAAGATCCTGCTCGCCCTGGAACGACTGATGAAACACTACCGCTGGGTCCCGGAGGATGTTCTCCGCCACCAGACGAAGCTCTCCGAGTCTGAACTGGCCTACCGCCTCGGACACCTGATGGAGCGCAACATGGTGAAGAGCAGTTCTGTGCCTTACAAAGGATACCAGATGGTCTTCACCGGATTTGACGCCCTCGCCCTGCAGGGTGCGGTGCGCAAAGGGTCGGTCACCTCCCTCGGGTGCCTCCTCGGCGTCGGGAAGGAGGCGACAGTCTATGAGGCGATGGGGATGGGGGTTGTTGCCCTGAAGTTTCACCGGGTCGGCCAGCAGTCGTTCCAGACCGTGCGCCGGTCGCGGACCTATATGCCGCAGTACAAGCATTTCCCGTGGATATTTGCCTCAACCTTCTCGGCCCGTCAGGAGTATGACGCCCTCACTGCCCTGCACGCAGAGGTTTCGGTGCCGGTGCCGGTAGACATCAACCGCAATCTCATTGTGATGACGTTTATCCACGGGGTGCCCATCGCACAGGCGACTCTGGAGAATCCGGATGATGTCTTTGCGGTCATTGTGGAGAATGTGGCCAAAGCCTATCAGCTCGGCTATATTCACGGCGATCTCTCGGAATTTAATGTCATGGTGGACGGGAAGGATGTCTGGCTGATTGACTGGCCGCAGTGGATCGATCCCGCACACCCGACAGCAGCAGAGATCCTGCTGCGCGACATCACCAATATCTGTACCTTCTTCTCCCGGAAGTACCGGGTCGATGCGCCGGTGGAAGAGACACTTGCGCAGGTGGTCGGGTGA
- a CDS encoding ATP-binding protein, with translation MRDDISLIDTPMNCSKCRREAIIYQRYSGMHLCREHFTESVESRVKREIRKHRWVEHGDTIGVALSGGKDSTSLLHFLIKTFGHRPDITIHAITIDEGIAGYRDLSEMKAIVERYGVPWHTASFAEEYGITLDGIVEGQGDDRRSCSFCGVLRRRVMNRIAREAGCTKIAFGFNLDDEAQSVMMNVLRGDTERLTMPQRENPGMIPRIRPFAAIPEREVALYAHLHVGPLADHGCPYAHNALRGDVRRLLNEYNWLHPATKYAVRGLGEDLQGLGAGPAAPPEICPRCGEPAFGNCRTCAVLDEVRRGEGR, from the coding sequence ATGAGAGATGATATATCTTTGATTGACACCCCCATGAACTGTTCAAAATGCCGCCGGGAGGCGATCATATACCAGCGGTACTCAGGAATGCACCTCTGCCGCGAGCACTTCACCGAGAGCGTCGAGTCCCGGGTGAAACGCGAGATACGCAAACACCGGTGGGTGGAGCACGGCGATACGATAGGCGTTGCCCTTTCGGGCGGGAAGGATTCCACATCTCTCCTGCATTTTCTCATCAAAACGTTTGGCCATCGCCCGGACATCACCATCCATGCGATCACAATCGATGAGGGCATCGCCGGCTATCGTGACCTCTCTGAGATGAAAGCAATTGTCGAACGCTACGGGGTGCCCTGGCATACCGCTTCCTTTGCTGAGGAGTATGGCATCACCCTGGACGGCATTGTGGAAGGCCAGGGGGACGACCGGCGCTCCTGCTCATTCTGCGGGGTGCTGCGCCGCCGGGTGATGAACCGCATTGCACGTGAGGCCGGGTGCACGAAAATTGCATTCGGATTTAATCTCGACGACGAGGCACAGTCCGTGATGATGAACGTCCTCCGGGGAGACACCGAACGCCTGACCATGCCGCAGCGGGAGAATCCGGGGATGATACCGCGGATACGCCCCTTTGCCGCCATCCCTGAGCGTGAGGTCGCACTCTACGCCCATCTGCATGTCGGGCCTCTTGCAGACCACGGGTGCCCGTATGCCCACAATGCCCTCCGCGGGGATGTGCGCAGGCTCTTAAACGAGTATAACTGGCTGCACCCGGCCACCAAATACGCGGTACGGGGCCTGGGAGAAGACCTGCAGGGACTGGGCGCCGGCCCTGCCGCACCGCCGGAGATCTGCCCAAGATGCGGCGAACCGGCATTCGGAAACTGCCGGACCTGTGCAGTCCTCGATGAGGTGAGACGGGGCGAAGGGCGATGA
- a CDS encoding NAD-binding protein: MKPHKSLKRIIQGVAPPKRLRLYVTALAAQIIIYALLIYLLIPILEGYTLTPIESLYFVVMTISTVGYGLTFPMESDITHVLVIIIIIAGVTTVLFIIPALLSPYLERAFRTGPPRRTSIRPDGHTVVAGFNEVTRSLLQMLPIAENDIILVEESEERAKKALGMKGDAPQVIWGKYNDEETWKNAWISKADYVIINEEEHTAAKIILGITRMTDAKIITIVEDISKDRFLRYAGSEYILSPKSVAGKSLARYAVPGPFFETIYDENPYCTLQSTEGPENGGEKRKIFMLPVLEGFRFVGHTVGDINRNDEHPIEIVSYWKGHDFIMYPDEMAIIDKSMILFVHGAEADVHATLDESLTPGTTDAYAVIVGFGRIGRTVYTELEEIGIHATVIDPVADEVPGIHGSGESEADLIAAGITHASVCIIATSDDDVNIFSTLMARTLNQKMRVLSVATEPESVEKLYRAGADYVVDLPTHGAILAANIVLADLIHLILDLPGIQGQKIAAKHIMNKLPITVEGIEARTGVQVIGFRGRHKYVIHPEKNRILMEGDEVIVIGTRDQLQAFIRATSPGDN; the protein is encoded by the coding sequence ATGAAACCCCATAAGAGTCTGAAACGGATCATCCAGGGTGTGGCGCCGCCCAAGCGTCTGCGCCTCTATGTCACTGCTCTTGCGGCCCAGATCATCATCTATGCCCTCCTCATCTACCTTTTAATCCCCATACTGGAAGGGTATACCCTCACCCCGATAGAATCACTCTACTTTGTGGTCATGACCATCTCGACCGTGGGCTATGGCCTCACGTTCCCGATGGAGAGTGACATCACCCATGTGCTCGTCATCATCATCATCATCGCCGGGGTGACCACGGTCCTCTTCATCATCCCCGCCCTGCTCTCCCCGTATCTCGAACGGGCCTTCCGCACAGGGCCTCCCCGCCGGACTTCAATCCGTCCGGACGGCCACACCGTTGTGGCGGGCTTCAATGAGGTCACGCGATCACTGCTTCAAATGCTCCCGATTGCTGAAAATGACATCATCCTCGTTGAGGAGAGTGAAGAACGTGCAAAGAAGGCACTCGGGATGAAAGGGGATGCACCGCAGGTCATATGGGGCAAATACAATGACGAGGAGACCTGGAAGAATGCCTGGATCTCAAAGGCGGACTACGTCATCATCAATGAAGAAGAGCACACTGCGGCAAAGATCATCCTCGGGATTACACGTATGACCGATGCGAAGATCATCACCATTGTAGAAGACATCTCCAAGGACCGCTTTCTCCGCTACGCCGGGTCTGAATATATCCTCTCCCCGAAAAGCGTTGCCGGAAAGAGCCTTGCCCGCTATGCCGTCCCCGGCCCCTTCTTCGAGACCATCTATGATGAAAACCCGTACTGCACCCTCCAGTCCACGGAGGGACCCGAAAACGGCGGGGAAAAACGGAAGATATTCATGCTTCCCGTCCTCGAAGGATTCCGCTTCGTGGGGCACACGGTGGGTGATATTAACCGGAATGACGAACACCCGATTGAGATCGTCTCATACTGGAAGGGACACGACTTCATCATGTACCCGGATGAAATGGCGATCATCGACAAGTCGATGATCCTCTTTGTCCACGGGGCGGAGGCGGATGTCCATGCCACGCTCGATGAGAGCCTCACCCCCGGGACGACCGATGCCTATGCGGTTATTGTCGGATTCGGCCGGATCGGGAGGACCGTGTATACGGAACTGGAGGAGATCGGCATCCATGCCACGGTCATCGATCCGGTGGCAGACGAGGTGCCCGGGATCCACGGCAGCGGGGAGTCAGAGGCTGACCTCATTGCAGCGGGCATCACCCATGCCTCGGTATGCATTATCGCAACCTCGGATGACGACGTGAACATCTTCAGCACCCTGATGGCACGGACGCTCAACCAGAAGATGCGGGTGCTCTCGGTTGCCACCGAGCCGGAATCGGTGGAGAAGCTCTACCGGGCGGGTGCTGACTATGTCGTCGATCTCCCGACCCACGGGGCGATTCTCGCAGCAAACATCGTCCTTGCCGACCTCATCCACCTCATTCTTGACCTGCCGGGCATCCAGGGGCAGAAGATTGCAGCCAAGCATATTATGAATAAACTCCCCATTACGGTAGAGGGTATTGAGGCACGGACGGGCGTGCAGGTCATCGGGTTTCGCGGGCGCCATAAATATGTGATACACCCGGAGAAAAACCGGATTTTAATGGAAGGTGACGAAGTGATCGTTATCGGCACCCGGGACCAGCTGCAGGCATTCATCCGCGCAACATCACCAGGAGATAACTGA
- a CDS encoding NAD+ synthase, giving the protein MKQTCETGCECERIEQMIRHTLWSSGAKGFVVGISGGVDSALAAALCARAVGGERVVGIALPSPVTPEADLKDGADLCAAFDIPFKTISIEPMLNAFAGMEEFEKTPYLNGNLMARIRMTTLYYHANRLHHLVCGTSNRSEYMLGYCTKYGDNAADIQPILHCYKTRVFALAEEVGVPAPIIEKAPSAGLWPGQSDEADIGFTYAEIDRALASLEANNWTASNAQEELILGKVQASMHKRMGPPNLMDIS; this is encoded by the coding sequence ATGAAACAAACATGTGAAACAGGCTGTGAATGCGAACGAATTGAACAGATGATACGCCACACGCTCTGGTCCTCCGGGGCCAAAGGATTTGTCGTGGGCATCAGCGGCGGAGTGGACTCGGCCCTCGCCGCAGCACTCTGTGCACGGGCGGTGGGCGGAGAACGGGTGGTGGGCATCGCCCTTCCGTCCCCGGTCACCCCTGAAGCCGACCTGAAAGACGGTGCCGACCTCTGCGCCGCGTTTGACATCCCCTTCAAAACGATATCCATTGAACCGATGCTCAATGCCTTTGCCGGCATGGAAGAGTTTGAGAAGACCCCGTATCTGAACGGCAACCTGATGGCCCGCATCCGCATGACGACACTCTATTACCATGCAAACCGTCTGCATCATCTCGTCTGCGGGACCTCCAACCGGTCTGAATACATGCTTGGCTACTGCACCAAATACGGCGACAATGCGGCCGACATCCAGCCGATTCTGCACTGCTACAAGACGAGGGTCTTTGCACTCGCCGAAGAGGTCGGCGTGCCGGCACCCATCATCGAGAAAGCCCCCTCCGCAGGACTCTGGCCGGGCCAGAGTGATGAGGCGGATATCGGGTTTACCTATGCAGAGATTGACCGTGCACTCGCCTCTCTTGAGGCGAACAACTGGACGGCGTCAAATGCACAGGAAGAGCTTATCCTCGGGAAAGTGCAGGCATCCATGCACAAACGCATGGGCCCGCCAAACCTGATGGATATCTCATAA